The Rattus rattus isolate New Zealand chromosome 1, Rrattus_CSIRO_v1, whole genome shotgun sequence genome includes a region encoding these proteins:
- the Necap2 gene encoding adaptin ear-binding coat-associated protein 2 isoform X1 has product MEESEYESVLCVKPEVHVYRIPPRATNRGYRASEWQLDQPSWSGRLRITAKGKVAYIKLEDRTSGELFAQAPVDQFPGTAVESVTDSSRYFVIRIEDGNGRRAFIGIGFGDRGDAFDFNVALQDHFKWVKQQCEFAKQAQNPDEGPKLDLGFKEGQTIKINIANMRKKEGAAGAPRTRPASAGGLSLLPPPPGGKISTLIPPSGEQLSGGSLVQPAVSGSGGATELWPQSKPAAAATADIWGDFTKSTGSPSSQSQPGTGWVQF; this is encoded by the exons ATGGAGGAGAGCGAGTACGAGTCTGTTCTCTGTGTCAAGCCAGAGGTCCATGTCTACCGCATCCCGCCGCGGGCCACCAACCGTGGTTACAG GGCCTCAGAATGGCAACTGGACCAGCCATCCTGGAGTGGCCGGCTGCGGATCACTGCGAAAGGGAAGGTGGCCTACATCAAGCTGGAGGACAGGACCTCTG GGGAGCTCTTTGCGCAGGCTCCAGTGGACCAGTTTCCCGGCACCGCTGTGGAGAGTGTGACAGACTCCAGCAGGTACTTCGTTATCCGAATTGAAGATGGAAACG gGCGACGTGCTTTTATTGGGATTGGCTTTGGGGACCGAGGGGACGCCTTTGACTTCAACGTGGCATTGCAGGACCATTTCAA gtgGGTGAAGCAGCAGTGCGAGTTTGCAAAACAAGCTCAGAACCCAGATGAAGGCCCCAAATTGGACCTGGGCTTCAAGGAGGGCCAGACCATCAAGATCAACATCGCA AacatgagaaagaaggaaggagcagCTGGGGCCCCAAGAACCAGGCCTGCCAGCGCAGGAGGGCTGAGCCTGCTGCCCCCTCCTCCAGGGGGCAAGATATCTACACTCATCCCTCCCTCTGGAGAGCAGTTGTCTGGGGGCTCTCTGGTTCAGCCAGCAGTTTCTGGTTCAG GAGGTGCCACAGAACTCTGGCCACAATCTAAGCCTGCTGCCGCTGCCACTGCTGATATCTGGGGCGACTTCACCAAGTCTACAGG GTCCCCCTCCAGCCAGTCTCAGCCAGGCACTGGCTGGGTCCAGTTTTGA
- the Necap2 gene encoding adaptin ear-binding coat-associated protein 2 isoform X2, producing the protein MEESEYESVLCVKPEVHVYRIPPRATNRGYRASEWQLDQPSWSGRLRITAKGKVAYIKLEDRTSGELFAQAPVDQFPGTAVESVTDSSRYFVIRIEDGNGRRAFIGIGFGDRGDAFDFNVALQDHFKWVKQQCEFAKQAQNPDEGPKLDLGFKEGQTIKINIALASWPLRENASPIQWTGGTVILSLAWKKLTFTERQLWARSGSRRLIPLGTPFLP; encoded by the exons ATGGAGGAGAGCGAGTACGAGTCTGTTCTCTGTGTCAAGCCAGAGGTCCATGTCTACCGCATCCCGCCGCGGGCCACCAACCGTGGTTACAG GGCCTCAGAATGGCAACTGGACCAGCCATCCTGGAGTGGCCGGCTGCGGATCACTGCGAAAGGGAAGGTGGCCTACATCAAGCTGGAGGACAGGACCTCTG GGGAGCTCTTTGCGCAGGCTCCAGTGGACCAGTTTCCCGGCACCGCTGTGGAGAGTGTGACAGACTCCAGCAGGTACTTCGTTATCCGAATTGAAGATGGAAACG gGCGACGTGCTTTTATTGGGATTGGCTTTGGGGACCGAGGGGACGCCTTTGACTTCAACGTGGCATTGCAGGACCATTTCAA gtgGGTGAAGCAGCAGTGCGAGTTTGCAAAACAAGCTCAGAACCCAGATGAAGGCCCCAAATTGGACCTGGGCTTCAAGGAGGGCCAGACCATCAAGATCAACATCGCA TTGGCCAGCTGGCCCTTGAGAGAAAATGCAAGTCCAATCCAGTGGACTGGTGGCACTGtgattctttctcttgcttggaaGAAACTAACATTTACTGAGCGTCAGCTGTGGGCCAG GTCAGGAAGTAGAAGACTGATCCCTCTGGGAACGcctttcctgccctga